Proteins encoded together in one Dermacentor variabilis isolate Ectoservices chromosome 2, ASM5094787v1, whole genome shotgun sequence window:
- the LOC142571290 gene encoding uncharacterized protein LOC142571290, which translates to MGPSLSSYRSIVALKVQKSMLEAVAKVPTRKESQYKRVHTTDLHYRGWTAHRAPSTEANLVPEVGASHLCSSTSSARPVERRFLRHGHGPQGRCRGHMQFLQ; encoded by the exons atgggtccatctctctcaagttaccgcagtattgtagctctcaaa gttcaaaaaagtatgctggaagctgttgccaaggttccgaccagaaaagaaagccagtataagagggtccacaccactgatctccactacaggggatggacagcacatcgagcgccctcgactgaagccaaccttgtcccggaagttggtgcttcacatctttgcagcagcacttcatctgcacgg cctgtggagagaaggtttcttagacatggccatggccctcaaggaaggtGCCGAGGCCACatgcagttcctccagtga